A genome region from Eurosta solidaginis isolate ZX-2024a chromosome 2, ASM4086904v1, whole genome shotgun sequence includes the following:
- the LOC137240619 gene encoding uncharacterized protein, with translation MQFARQRENLRRKFDCEFDDTSYVDDNNREVKSLKQTMKHGETTNMYARYEIMFTNEPELERFAFRKELTERERKPLGFSSSDSLETSFDNITRMAGGANNPAERRVTNVVTAPSECKSKPPGLYCFKPNPKVNIIETKLSKTAIKKSTERDQFNYCKYFDESKAIKRKTRGTQSLYRESSTQTLPYLPEVSNEQSELEQMEIFKLPTILPGDGPPGIYQVEVLERARKRWAFARALKENLRRQIEEVKTKIQLPEHSIILQAFEWEHWIEREEYIQECQMLRLELLIGMFNKREKKMHTTSKSRIEQSYVRILERRDASLLKNQVEFERGMRQLEIKRRRVPKCWRKENILSQMASASSEFYGPQLRYGVNPARRHFVGGRKEFNERMDDLEKRAVNFDKLVCPFTKLKQWSKPKGRFLEIEQNFCSDENLQKIYETLTILRKQAVKQKIVPKCLIKKTKQTPGVPRDTSPPQKPKASVIVTTTVTETADDGTTSEELKRLQDEKFRKSVEAKKLRAQILLQESFDETIEAMVQEYEGSTIGWLMRFLSEEMGRLQEQRLLQYISMLAQKERWRREAAEAGLRQKENEMRQIYEQIYSESYVAGTEICRNYLNMILHNDIWNLAHESAENEALDMARVIDADIQRWLDTFYDIQNPLNYHQLRSNLMKTIFPDINDILKEIETKLTIKYIIEDVLFSAVNELLEPIDIGTFTATELIDRLFDLDLYYFSSEANSTCSCLACECDEGEREIRAILRKVIRQAVPGRRWKTRSERVAKEMVIDLISDVVNQTLARGSIFSSHSMNRFCLLSKSPSHLNLFIPSSHDMKSTSSETSNEDVLSMKKSELPCVHYMPSKSENSESSASRQLTHQEDAWEPTEETEENKLPSKALSQIYKELLNFLDSEEEEQKEEDDYIEEHEMSTSRSSQSTESKTCGLRLILEQVLENIGVENAGLLAVERQSTQSDILTKEEKLAKFYERCGPLELICDRSDEKSSEQSEELRYIEEILGPQAEQELLQQQQQISKTVIHADSTSKTIEVEDEQEKIMHHEHKLLYDEDEQDRISKKSLTSIRSVRISEIDETFEIKESSEIYILEEHEQ, from the exons ATGCAATTCGCCAGGCAACGAGAAAATTTGAGACGCAAATTTGATTGTGAATTCGATGATACTTCCTATGTAGACGATAACAATCGCGAAGTTAAATCACTGAAGCAAACAATGAAGCATGGAGAAACCACTAATATGTACGCAAGATATGAAATAATGTTCACAAATGAACCCGAATTAGAGCGATTCGCTTTTCGTAAGGAGCTGACAGAACGCGAACGTAAGCCGTTAGGATTTAGTTCGTCGGATTCTTTAGAAACTTCCTTTGATAACATCACGCGAATGGCTGGAG GAGCGAATAATCCTGCTGAGCGTCGCGTAACAAATGTTGTCACTGCACCAAGCGAATGTAAATCAAAACCTCCGGGTCTTTATTGCTTTAAACCTAATCCGAAAGTTAATATTATTGAAACGAAGTTAAGTAAAACGGCGATTAAGAAGAGTACAGAAAGGGATCAATTTAATTATTGTAAATATTTCGATGAGAGCAAGGCAATTAAAAGGAAAACACGTGGCACGCAATCATTATATCG AGAGTCATCCACCCAAACACTGCCCTATCTTCCTGAAGTCTCCAACGAGCAAAGTGAATTAGaacaaatggaaatttttaaacTGCCGACCATATTACCCGGTGACGGACCACCGGGCATATATCAAGTCGAAGTACTTGAACGTGCACGCAAACGCTGGGCCTTCGCACGCGCTCTTAAAGAGAATCTACGCAGACAAATAGaagaagtaaaaacaaaaattcaactaCCCGAACACAGCATCATATTACAAGCATTCGAATGGGAACATTGGATTGAACGGGAGGAGTACATACAAGAATGTCAAATGTTGCGCTTAGAACTCCTAATCGGTATGTTTAATAAGCGTGAAAAGAAAATGCATACCACCTCTAAGTCACGCATCGAACAAAGCTACGTCCGAATATTGGAGCGACGTGATGCTTCGCTACTTAAAAATCAAGTGGAATTTGAGCGTGGTATGCGTCAGCTTGAAATAAAACGTCGCCGTGTACCAAAATGTTGGCGCAAAGAGAACATTCTCAGTCAAATGGCCAGTGCCAGTTCGGAGTTCTATGGACCACAATTGCGTTATGGTGTTAATCCAGCGCGCAGACATTTCGTTGGCGGACGTAAGGAATTCAATGAGCGCATGGATGATCTAGAGAAGCGTGCAGTGAATTTCGATAAACTTGTTTGTCCATTTACGAAACTCAAACAATGGTCGAAGCCAAAGGGACGTTTCTTGGAAATCGAACAAAACTTTTGCTCAGATGAGAATCTTCAAAAGATATATGAAACTTTGACG ATTTTGCGAAAGCAAGCAGTTAAACAGAAAATCGTACCAAAATGTCTGATTAAAAAGACCAAGCAAACTCCTGGAGTACCCAGAGACACCTCACCTCCACAAAAGCCAAAAGCCTCAGTCATAGTAACTACTACGGTTACAGAAACCGCAGATGATGGTACAACTTCTGAAGAATTGAAACGCTTACAAGACGAAAAGTTCCGCAAATCAGTAGAAGCAAAGAAGCTCCGCGCACAAATTCTACTACAGGAATCTTTTGACGAGACCATCGAAGCAATGGTTCAAGAATATGAGGGTTCCACAATTGGTTGGCTAATGCGTTTCCTTTCCGAAGAAATGGGTCGCTTACAAGAGCAACGCCTGCTGCAATATATCTCAATGTTGGCGCAAAAAGAGCGTTGGCGTCGGGAAGCTGCCGAAGCGGGATTGCGACAAAAAGAGAATGAAATGCGTCAAATCTATGAACAAATATATAGTGAGAGTTATGTTGCAGGCACGGAAATCTGTCGTAAttatttgaacatgattttgcaCAATGATATTTGGAACTTAGCACACGAATCAGCTGAAAATGAGGCTTTAGATATGGCAAGAGTTATTGATGCCGACATACAACGCTGGTTGGATACATTTTATGACATACAAAATCCATTAAACTATCACCAGCTGCGTTCTAATTTGATGAAAACAATATTTCCAGATATCAATGACATATTAAAAGAGATCGAAACTAAATTGACAATTAAATATATTATTGAAGATGTGCTCTTCTCAGCCGTTAACGAATTGTTAGAACCCATTGATATTGGCACATTTACCGCCACTGAGTTGATAGATCGTCTATTCGATCTTGATCTTTACTATTTTAGTTCCGAAGCAAATTCAACTTGTTCTTGTTTAGCCTGTGAATGTGATGAAGGTGAACGTGAAATACGCGCCATATTACGAAAAGTGATACGTCAGGCGGTGCCAGGTCGTCGTTGGAAGACGCGTAGTGAACGTGTTGCTAAAGAAATGGTTATAGACTTAATTAGCGATGTTGTTAATCAAACATTGGCAAGAGGTTCAATATTTTCAAGTCATAGTATGAATCGTTTCTGTTTATTATCGAAATCACCTTCACACTTGAATTTATTTATCCCATCTTCGCATGATATGAAAAGTACTTCATCTGAAACTTCCAACGAAGATGTTCTATCAATGAAGAAGTCGGAACTTCCTTGTGTTCATTATATGCCCTCGAAGTCAGAAAATAGCGAAAGTTCAGCTAGCAGACAGCTTACTCATCAAGAA GATGCATGGGAACCTACTGAAGAAACTGAAGAAAACAAACTACCCTCCAAAGCTCTAAGTCAAATTTACAAAGAGCTATTGAACTTTTTGGATAGTGAAGAAgaagaacaaaaagaagaagacgATTATATTGAAGAACACGAAATGAGCACCAGTAGAAGTAGTCAAAGTACTGAAAGCAAAACTTGTGGATTACGATTGATATTAGAACAAGTTTTGGAAAATATTGGAGTAGAAAATGCAGGTCTACTTGCTGTTGAAAGACAATCGACGCAATCTGATATCCTTACAAAAGAGGAGAAATTAGCAAAATTCTATGAAAGATGTGGACCACTAGAGCTGATATGTGACAGATCTGATGAAAAGTCGTCCGAACAATCAGAAGAGTTACGTTATATCGAAGAAATTCTTGGCCCTCAAGCTGAACAAGAattattgcaacaacaacaacagatatcTAAAACCGTTATACATGCTGATTCTACATCAAAAACCATTGAGGTCGAAGATGAACAGGAAAAAATAATGCATCACGAACATAAACTTCTATATGATGAAGACGAACAAGATCGCATATCGAAAAAATCTCTTACAAGCATCCGAAGTGTACGTATCAGTGAAATTGATGAAACTTTTGAAATAAAGGAATCATCTGAAATATACATTTTGGAGGAGCATGAGCAATAA